Part of the Rhodococcus sp. OK302 genome is shown below.
GAGCTGGGCACCTACCGGTGCCCAGCTCTTCGTGTCTTACCGGGACTATTTGCCGTTTGCCGGCAGGCGGCGTTTGCGCTTGAGGATCATCGGACGACGCAGTGAGTCCACTCGAAGCAGGATGCGCGGGCGGCGGAGCGTACGGGCCACCCATTCACCGAGCGTGACGCCCGCAGCCAACGCGCAGCCGATGCCGAACGCGGACAACAGCGCCGTCAAGCCCACCACGACTTGATCGTCGAGTAGCGAGTACAGGCCTTTGTACAGCGCCAGACCAGGAAGCAGTGGAGTGATGCCGGCAACCGCTACGACGAGCGGCGGTGTCAACGCCCGGCGGGCCATCAGACCGCCGGCGAGTCCGACGACGGTAGCGGCGATTGCCGCTGCGATCACAGGGCCGACATTGAGCGTCTGCACGAACACGGACACACCACTGCCCGCTGCACCGCCGAGGAATGCGGCCGTCAGGGCCCTCTTCTCCGCGTAGCAGGCCAGAGCATAGAACACGGACGCGAAAGCGCCCGAGAACATCAGAACGGGCAGTTGAGTAATGGGGAGAGCTTCGACGTTGATCGGCGGCAGCGTCGAACCGAGCAATCCGGTGACTCGCAGCGAAATGGCAACACCGGCAATAATGCCGCCGGTCATCATCACGACCTCGAAGAAACGTGCAACCGCGGTGATAGGTGCGCCCATGATGGCGTCCTGCACCGAGCCCACCAATGACAGCCCCGAGAGCAGAACCACGACCCCGGCCGCGATGACCAACGACGGTCTGATGGTGATGCCCAACTGTTCTTGGAAGGTATAGAGAGTGGCGGCCGGCGCAGCGGCGATCAAACCGCCCATCACCTGCTGAAAGAAGAACGGCAATCCGAAACGGTTCAGAACTCGATTGACGCGGTCGATCACCATCGTCGTCAGGAATGCGACCGTGGCAACCAGGAGTCCGCCTCCGAGGAGTACGGACACCGATGCTGCCATCGCCGCCCATGCCAGAGTCGCGGTCCAGCGACTGTACGGATGCGGTGCGGTTGTGATCGCAGTCAGGGCGTCGTGCGCCTGTCCGGGGGTGATGGCTTCGCGTCGAATACGGCGGGTCAGACGATCCACGGCAGCAAGACGAGTGAAGTCCATCGAGCGGTAATGCACGATTCGCATCGTGCTTGCCGGCGGCCGTGTCGGACCGCGATACGCGGACAGGACTATCGAGTTGTACGTGACATCGACATCGCATTGGGCCAGCCCGTACGTCGCTGCAATGAACTGGACTTGCTCGGCGGTATCCATGGCCGCAGTTCCGGATGCGAGGAGTACCTCACCGACCCGCACCGCCAGATCGAGGACTTCTGCGACGACGGCGTCGTCGGTCAGGTCGATCGGTTGTAGCGGTGCGGGTGCTGAGGTGACAGTGTCGACAGTTGCCTGGCGGTGCCCGGTCAATCGGGTAAGGGCTTCGGTGAGTTTGGACATCAGGGGCGGCGGGCTGCTCGCCGACTCCGGGGGGTGCACATGGGGGCAACGGTATCTAATGTGACCCGGGCGCGGCCACTGAGATGGCTTGGATATGATGGCTCCGCAAAGTTAGTTCGCGGCGACGCATCTAATTTCGCCTCCTTAGCTCAGTGGTAGAGCACTCGCCTTGTAAGCGAAAGGTCGTCGGTTCAATCCCGACAGGAGGCTCCACAAAAAGGGCATCTACCAGGCGACAAGCCAGGTGGGTGCCCTTTTTTGTTGTCACTACCCGGCGTCATTGTCACGAAATGTCACAAGTGCTTGCAAACTCGCCGCAGCGGCTTTCAATGCATCGTCTGCGAATGCATGTACGTGCGCCCGGTGAAGGTGCTATCACTGTGTCCGAGCCACGCTGAGATACCAGCGATCGGAACGGCGCCCCGGTGGGCATCAGAACCGCACGGTGAACACCACGTGCCGATCGTCGCCGGCCGCGCGCTGGAAAAAGTCAACCACTTCCTGCAACCAAACCCAGGCGTACGTGCGCTCGTCCACGCCGTACTCGGGGTTGCGATCGTCGAGCGGCATCGCGTCATAGCGTGCGCCGAACTCGAATTCGGTGATTCCCGCCAGGTACGAGGCGACTTCGGCGACCCGATCGGGCGCCATATAGGTAATCAGTTGGTCGTCGGTGTCCGTGTTGAGGTCCTCGTCCCCCAAGATCACGCCACATGCCGGCCAGTTCTCGGGCGCGCGCTGGTACCCGCTATTGGAGAGCGAGCACAGGATCGCGTCCCACGCCTTGTCCGTGTCGCACGAGAACTCGGAGCGCCCCGTCTCCTCGATGTCCTCGACCACCGCGTCGAGTCTGTCGTCATCGCCACGCGCGTCAAGAAGTTCCGCTGCCACGCGGTCTGACAGCGCGAAATGCACCCCAAGTTCCATGGCGTGATGCTAGCGGTTATCCCCACCGGGTTTCTCAGGGCTATCACCCGATACTGCTACGACAGGACCTCACACTTTCACCGGCTCGAAGGTTCGGATTGCATAGTGAATAGTGAAAGGCCGCCGGTTGCCTGAGCACCCGACGGCCTGTCTGAACCCTCTGGAAGGAATGGTTCGGCTCCGACTCTAGTTGTCGGCCGATCGAGAGTCGCGGATTTCGGTCCCGGCGTGGCCCGCGCCGACAGTTGCGGCGATGTGCTGCTGTGCGATGACGCGAAGTTTGATGTTGCTCTTCTGCGACTCCTGAATGAGGATCGAGAAGGCATGCTCGGCATCGACGTGTCGAGTGCCCATGATGATGCCCTTGGCCTGATCTATGATTCCGCGGGATTCGAGGGCGAGATCGAGGTCCTTCGCGCGTGTGTGAGCCAGGTACAGACGCTGTGAACTGTGGAGGGCGTAGGCCGCGGTGAGAGCGAAGAGTTGGATCAGTGCGACATCGGTTCCGGTGAATCCACGGTTGTCGCGGCTGTACAGGTTCAATGTTCGGAGGGGTCCGCCATGGCCGGGTAGCGGCACTGACAGGAAGCTCGATATCCCAAAAGTTTTTGCTGCGCTGAAAAATTGGGGCCACCGACTGCAGGCTTCGTCGGAATGTGCATGTACGACAGACATCGAGTTCGCGGATACCAGGGCGGGCCCAGTGCGGAGTTTGAACTGAATTAGGTCGACGGTATGGACGAGGCGATCGGTGGCGGCGAGGGTGTGGTGAACGGAATCGGATTCGGCGACGGTGATGCCGGCCATGTGCGCGTCGTCGACAAGGTCGACAGCGTGTTTGCAGAGTTGGTCGAGGAAGTGGGTGGGGGGATCGAGTTGCGAATACAGTGACCGCAATGCTTCGGACGTGGCATCCAACTTGGATGATGAAGCGAAATGTCTTGTGCTGGAAGCTGTCCCGATGTTTCGATCGGGGTCCTGAGGCGTCATTGACTGGCTCACCCTTCCTTTTGTCCCGGCATGTGCGGGCCATTTGTCCATTGTGCACTAAAATAGCTGCCGTGCGGTATGTTCTTCGCGGTTGGGGTGGATTGCGGCCGAATCGGTTCCTACTGTTATAGATCCTCGGCGCTGTATCGCAATTGTTATGTTTGACTTCGAATCAAAATGGGTAGACACGTCAGTTGTGTTAAATCTGTTGGGCTGCAACATATGGCGAGCAAAGATGTGACTGTGGTGCAAGATTCTCAGCAACTGCACGAACGTCGCCGATATGGCCTATTCTCAGCGCCAGCGCACAATCTTGTACGTCTAACCCGAAGACAGTAAAGGGGATACGACAATGAACGGATTAATTGCCGCTCTGAACAGTGGTTTCACGCTCGGCCTCGCGAACACGATCCTGACTTTCGGTGGAATCATCATCAATCTCAATATCGTGATCAACAACTGATCTCACGGGTCGGATCTGTTATGCGGACTCGATTGGCAGGTCGGTTCCCGGGCGTTCACTCTTTCCCTTGAGCCACCGATTGGGGAGTTTGCCGGCGAGCTCTCCGAGGGGACCGACTGCCGCGCTGAGTATTTCGACGGTTTCCTGAAGTATTTCGATGCTTGCACTCATGCGTTCGAGGTTGGGTGCCAATGAGGTCAAGGTGTCGGAGAGTGCAACGATCTGGTCGAGAGGGCCGCCTTCGGCGATGAGTCGTTCGAATGCGCCGTTCTCGGCGAGCAGTGTTTCGAGGATTCCGTTTTCTGCGAGTGCACGATCGATGACGCCGTTCTTGGCCGTCAATCGTTCGACTGCGCCGTCTTGTGCAGTCAGTCTCTCGAGCGGTCCGTCTTCGGCCATCATTCGATCGAGGAGTCCGCCCGGTGCGAGAAGGCGATCCAACGCGCCGTCCTCGGCAAGTACACGATCCAGTGGGCCACCCGGTGCGAGAAGACGTTCGAGCGGACCGCCGGGTGCGAGAAGGCGTTCGAGTGTGCCGTCGGGAGCGGTCAACTTGTCGACCGGACCGCCGGGTGCCAAGAGTCTGTCGAGCGGTCCGCCGGCGGCGAGAGCCTGACCGATCGGGCGATCATCCGCAGTCAGCGAGGACAGTTGCTGAATCATCTGCAAGGGGCCGCGGGGATTGGCCAGGGACGCTGCGCCGACGGTGGCCGCGCCGGGGTTGGTGACGACCATCCGCAGCGTTGTCACCGTAAGTTCGGCAATACCCAGGCTAATTTTTGTAGCAGCGATACCCGCCCGTAACGGGAGCTTGAGTATCTCGGCCAGGTTCATAGATTAACTGTAACCGGTAACACACAAATACTGGAGCTAGTGCAGAACCTTCAGTCCGACCACTGCGCCGATGATGACGAGGATCAACAGAACCTTCATGATCGAGGACGATTCGGTGCCGGTCAGCATGGCGTAGCCGACGGTCAATGAGGCACCGATGCCGACCCAGACGGCGTACGCCGTGCCGATCGGCAGCGTGCGCATGGCATATGCGAGTCCGGCCATGCTGACGATGAGGCCCAGGACAAACACCACAGTGGGTGCAAGCTTGCTGAATCCTTCGGACTTTCCCAGTGCGGTCGCCCACACAGCTTCGAACAAACCGGAAATGACGAGAACGATCCAAGCCATGACAAAAACAACTCCTCGGCACCGTCTTGTCGCTGGCCGGGTACGGTGCGCTCGTCCGGATGTCATTCTCGACGTACTTCACGATAGCAACCGATCATGCGATATTTGTCTAACTTTGTGGTCAGATCGGTCACCGCGAACGTCGCTCACAGGAATCTCCCAGGGAATGCACAGTGTGAATCCAGAGGGAGGGGAGAAGATGAACTTGTGACTGACAAGAGCGTTGAAGCCCGAATCCTCGTTGTCGACGATGAGCCCACCATTGTGGAGTTGCTCTCCGTGAGCCTCCGCTTTCAAGGATTCGAGGTAGCCACCGCATCGGGTGGCGCCGAGGGGCTCGACGTGGCGCGCGGGTTCCGCCCCGACGCCATAATTCTGGACGTGATGATGCCGGGAATGGACGGCTTCGGTCTGCTCCGCCGCCTACGCGCGGACGGCGTCGACGCCCCGGTTCTCTTTCTCACGGCGAAGGACGCACTCGATGACAAGATCACCGGACTCACTCTCGGCGCCGACGACTATGTGACCAAGCCTTTCAGTCTCGAAGAGGTAGTGACCAGACTGCGGGTAATCCTGCGCCGGGCGGGGCGCGGCGTCGCGCCGGAACAGTCGGCTCGGGTGAAATTTGCAGACATCGAACTCGACGACGATACGCGCGAGGTGTGGAAGGGCGGCGAACTTGTGTCGCTCTCGCCGACCGAGTTCACGCTGCTGCGGTACTTCATGGTCAATGCCGGAACGGTACTGAGCAAGCCGCGCATCCTCGATCACGTCTGGAACTACGACTTCGGCGGTGAGGTCGGGGTGGTCGAGTCTTACGTTTCCTACCTACGACGAAAAGTCGACACCGGCGAGACTCCGTTGATTCATACCTTGCGCGGCGTCGGTTACGTGATGCGCGAACCCAGGCAATGACCACGAACTCGAAATCCGAAAAGTCCTCTTCAAGAGGGCTTTTCCGATTGCATGGGCTTCCGCTCCGATTCACGCTCGTAGCCGCCCTGCTGGTATTGGCTGGTCTCGGATTGCTTGCCTCGGGAGTTGCGGTTACGTCCGCGCTCGAGAACTCGTTGACGCAACGAACCGACAAGACGCTGTACGAGGCCATCGACGGTTGGGCGAAGCCGCATTCGCGAGATGTCCAGCCCCCCAGCGATGTCGGACCAAATACCAGACCACCAAGTCCGTTTTTCGTTCGAACCGTAACCGCCGACGGACGCGTCATCGTCCTCAACGATCAACCTTCGACGCGGACTGAGCCCGACTTGTCGGTCGACGCGACAAACGGTCCCGTTACGACCGGGTCGAACGACGGTTCCGATGTTCAATGGCGTGTGCTGACAACCGTGAGAGACGGAACGACCACAACAATTGCGGTACGCCTCACGGATATCGAGCAAACCGTCGACGATTTGATCCGACTGCAATTCGGCATCGGCATCGTGGTGTTGCTCGTGCTCGGAGGGGGTGCGTACGTTGTCGTCGGTCGAAGTTTGCGACCGCTCGTGGAAGTCGAGGAGACCGCAGCAGCTATCGCCGCCGGCGATCTGCATCGGCGTGTCCCGGAATGGGACGAGCGTACAGAAGTTGGACGATTGTCCGTGGCGCTCAACGGAATGCTGACTCAAATCCAGAGTGCATTCTCCTCAACAGAGGCTTCGGAGGAATCGGCGCGACGATCGGAAGAGAAGATGCGTCGTTTTGTCGGTGACGCCAGCCACGAGTTACGAACCCCACTGACCACGATTCGCGGATTCGCCGAGTTGTATCGCCAAGGAGCTATGACGGATACGGCAACGCTGATGAATCGCATCGAAGGTGAGGCGTCGCGGATGGGTCTGCTGGTCGAAGACCTCTTGATGCTCGCAAGGCTCGACGAGCAGCGGCCTCTCGAGAAGAGGCAGGTGGATCTCCTTGCCGTTGCCGCAGATTCGGTTCAGGCTGCCCGAGCGATTGCGCCGGACAGAACGGTCACGTTGCACATCACCGGAGGCCCCGGCACCCCTGAAGTGATCGGTGACGAGGCACGACTTCGGCAGATCGTTGCAAATCTAGTCGGCAACGCAATCAAACACACGCCACCGGAGGCTGAGATCACCATCCGATTGGGTACAACCGAAAGCAATGCCGTGATCGAAGTTTCGGATACCGGACATGGTTTGAGCGAGGAAGACGCTTCCCGAATCTTCGAGAGATTCTATCGGGCAGACACGTCTCGCACACGAGAGACCGGCGGAGCAGGTCTAGGGTTGTCCATCGTGTCGGCTCTGGTTGCGGCTCACCAAGGAACGGTAACCGTGACGAGTAGACCTGGCGAGGGAGCAACCTTCCGCGTCGAACTGCCACGCGACGGGCATGACGATTGATCAGTTCATCGCCGGAAAGATCGTCGGTTACTTGTCGGTAGACGGCGAACTTCCGGCGACGAAACTTCAGGCTGCGTAGGAGTCGAGTCGGGTTCGAACAATTGCGTCGATGTCGTTGCGGCGCTTGTCCGACACAACACCGGCAAGAAGCAACGCGAATAGTTCGTCGATGCGTTCGTCGAGGTCGGCTCGTCGGGTCAAGATGTTCGAGATCAGTTGCACACCCATGAAAGTTGACGTGATAACGCGACCCATCGATTCCGGAGTGATCTCGGCGCGGATGTCACCCTGGCGTTGAGCGATTTCCGACAGTCGTTGCAGTTCTCGAATCCAGCTGAGATACGGATCGAGTTGCCCGTCAGTCGCGTTGAGTTCCAGAGTGAGACGAATGCCGGCGCGTACTACGGGATCGGAGGTCAACTGCCGAGCGATTTCATTGCAGACCATGATGACCTGCTCCAATGCCGGCGCTCCCGTGGCAGCCACGTCGGTGAACGACGCGAGAGATATCCGATGCTGCTCTTCGATGATGGCCTGAGCCAAGTCATCTTTGGAAGAGAAATGAAAGTAGACCGCGCCCTTGGTCATCCGTGATGCCGACACGATGTCGTTCATGCTGGTGCTGCCGTATCCAGTAATTTCGAACCGGTCAGCCGCACCACGGAGAATCTGTTGGCGACTGATTTTGGCACGTTCCTGCATTTGGTTCCGTTTCCTCCGAGTGATCCCCGACTGATGCCCGTTGGGCCTTAGGTCCTTCGACCAGTGCCCAACGGTAGCAGCGAAACTCGTTGTTGTGCGACTGCGGAAACGGACTGTTCGGAATGTGGAATAGCAGGTCATGGTCGGTGAGCGAGACAAAATGGACCGTCGCGACTTTGGGGGGATTGCGACGGGCGTTCTCAGCTAACCGTCAGCGCGTCGATACTTTGCTCGCGTGACCGAGTTCCCCGAGCGCAGCCTTGAGTCGTGATTGTGCGTCGTCGAGAGACTCGGCAGACGGCGAGGGATCCGCGCCACTGATGTCGAAATTGCCCATGTCGTAGGCCGGAAAAACATGGACATGCAGATGTGGA
Proteins encoded:
- a CDS encoding DUF1877 family protein — its product is MELGVHFALSDRVAAELLDARGDDDRLDAVVEDIEETGRSEFSCDTDKAWDAILCSLSNSGYQRAPENWPACGVILGDEDLNTDTDDQLITYMAPDRVAEVASYLAGITEFEFGARYDAMPLDDRNPEYGVDERTYAWVWLQEVVDFFQRAAGDDRHVVFTVRF
- a CDS encoding DMT family transporter — protein: MAWIVLVISGLFEAVWATALGKSEGFSKLAPTVVFVLGLIVSMAGLAYAMRTLPIGTAYAVWVGIGASLTVGYAMLTGTESSSIMKVLLILVIIGAVVGLKVLH
- a CDS encoding GAF and ANTAR domain-containing protein, whose translation is MAGITVAESDSVHHTLAATDRLVHTVDLIQFKLRTGPALVSANSMSVVHAHSDEACSRWPQFFSAAKTFGISSFLSVPLPGHGGPLRTLNLYSRDNRGFTGTDVALIQLFALTAAYALHSSQRLYLAHTRAKDLDLALESRGIIDQAKGIIMGTRHVDAEHAFSILIQESQKSNIKLRVIAQQHIAATVGAGHAGTEIRDSRSADN
- a CDS encoding ScbR family autoregulator-binding transcription factor → MQERAKISRQQILRGAADRFEITGYGSTSMNDIVSASRMTKGAVYFHFSSKDDLAQAIIEEQHRISLASFTDVAATGAPALEQVIMVCNEIARQLTSDPVVRAGIRLTLELNATDGQLDPYLSWIRELQRLSEIAQRQGDIRAEITPESMGRVITSTFMGVQLISNILTRRADLDERIDELFALLLAGVVSDKRRNDIDAIVRTRLDSYAA
- a CDS encoding ABC transporter, producing MNLAEILKLPLRAGIAATKISLGIAELTVTTLRMVVTNPGAATVGAASLANPRGPLQMIQQLSSLTADDRPIGQALAAGGPLDRLLAPGGPVDKLTAPDGTLERLLAPGGPLERLLAPGGPLDRVLAEDGALDRLLAPGGLLDRMMAEDGPLERLTAQDGAVERLTAKNGVIDRALAENGILETLLAENGAFERLIAEGGPLDQIVALSDTLTSLAPNLERMSASIEILQETVEILSAAVGPLGELAGKLPNRWLKGKSERPGTDLPIESA
- a CDS encoding response regulator transcription factor, whose translation is MTDKSVEARILVVDDEPTIVELLSVSLRFQGFEVATASGGAEGLDVARGFRPDAIILDVMMPGMDGFGLLRRLRADGVDAPVLFLTAKDALDDKITGLTLGADDYVTKPFSLEEVVTRLRVILRRAGRGVAPEQSARVKFADIELDDDTREVWKGGELVSLSPTEFTLLRYFMVNAGTVLSKPRILDHVWNYDFGGEVGVVESYVSYLRRKVDTGETPLIHTLRGVGYVMREPRQ
- a CDS encoding sensor histidine kinase; this translates as MTTNSKSEKSSSRGLFRLHGLPLRFTLVAALLVLAGLGLLASGVAVTSALENSLTQRTDKTLYEAIDGWAKPHSRDVQPPSDVGPNTRPPSPFFVRTVTADGRVIVLNDQPSTRTEPDLSVDATNGPVTTGSNDGSDVQWRVLTTVRDGTTTTIAVRLTDIEQTVDDLIRLQFGIGIVVLLVLGGGAYVVVGRSLRPLVEVEETAAAIAAGDLHRRVPEWDERTEVGRLSVALNGMLTQIQSAFSSTEASEESARRSEEKMRRFVGDASHELRTPLTTIRGFAELYRQGAMTDTATLMNRIEGEASRMGLLVEDLLMLARLDEQRPLEKRQVDLLAVAADSVQAARAIAPDRTVTLHITGGPGTPEVIGDEARLRQIVANLVGNAIKHTPPEAEITIRLGTTESNAVIEVSDTGHGLSEEDASRIFERFYRADTSRTRETGGAGLGLSIVSALVAAHQGTVTVTSRPGEGATFRVELPRDGHDD
- a CDS encoding threonine/serine ThrE exporter family protein — its product is MSKLTEALTRLTGHRQATVDTVTSAPAPLQPIDLTDDAVVAEVLDLAVRVGEVLLASGTAAMDTAEQVQFIAATYGLAQCDVDVTYNSIVLSAYRGPTRPPASTMRIVHYRSMDFTRLAAVDRLTRRIRREAITPGQAHDALTAITTAPHPYSRWTATLAWAAMAASVSVLLGGGLLVATVAFLTTMVIDRVNRVLNRFGLPFFFQQVMGGLIAAAPAATLYTFQEQLGITIRPSLVIAAGVVVLLSGLSLVGSVQDAIMGAPITAVARFFEVVMMTGGIIAGVAISLRVTGLLGSTLPPINVEALPITQLPVLMFSGAFASVFYALACYAEKRALTAAFLGGAAGSGVSVFVQTLNVGPVIAAAIAATVVGLAGGLMARRALTPPLVVAVAGITPLLPGLALYKGLYSLLDDQVVVGLTALLSAFGIGCALAAGVTLGEWVARTLRRPRILLRVDSLRRPMILKRKRRLPANGK